In a genomic window of Branchiostoma floridae strain S238N-H82 chromosome 19, Bfl_VNyyK, whole genome shotgun sequence:
- the LOC118406867 gene encoding zinc finger protein 271-like isoform X2 codes for MATTEAAKICGLCKEVTLAILPRLHQEELLLELGRRNILVGETFKKESLVSKLWFIMIKEFQGTDRCVIPDPPTAASGTSCSSATEQRNMWVTLSNDLQELMETVTSTNTATNIVPVTSPTRSTNPTLTQPSTSVTMSSPQRLPILAQEVVVETTTVTSPRRSARLHTLETQASSSSVRNLRNIGETLEENTATKEGLGKGYLKRELRAVTVTRQSCSVGSNTVVTDLGAMRELVDEDGNDPNAEEEDDDEDGVSSDEDDAPLDDDDPDWQPDSPVEDRQPHSSSDIEASVSDKNSHAGTSEEVITVSQGEILTPPRHDGPTKSQQQGRSPIVKCPECDFTTASGHRLRQHKTCHDKTRIYACKKCEYRGRKKAHLQDHMKVHSGEQAYKCRECDFSSRLSSQLSLHMKKEHGAPGASGALCELCGYKAERLYMLKLHRYKHTGEKPYKCLLCAFTARDMPTLVRHSKVSHPGENCYKCAHCSHFAKTRSLLRKHERTHKAEHVHKSPTRPCPVSSNDRNKLVAQRARSNNKRQTSQQYSCPVCNHKTDLLCNMKEHMKTHGKVYKCDRCEFSANTYASLRQHIANHKKTEKYKCDKCDFTSKTKFVLLRHTKDHGDNPFQCQHCEFNANTQDDLSIHLGEHFDPSNAIICGLCGYVAKTEDRLEQHIAEHDAGLKMYKCDFHGCDFSSPDRQCFVRHVTSHDPSRQYPCKLCDYRAKRKIDLATHMRTHTGEKPLKCSKCPFATSLPPELKRHEAGHGRNFPNMCDICQFTARSKNSLAEHKKLHKGEALMEHPSIGKEGVEAHRCLHCDFKASDGHELYLHAMKHINDEDQEDDGDGDVEQEESNDKDDENS; via the exons atggcaaccacagAGGCTGCTAAGATCTGTGGACTGTGTAAGGAGGTGACCTTGGCCATCCTTCCCAGACTGCACCAGGAAGAACTTCTGCTTGAACTTGGCAGAAGGAACATCCTTGTGGGAGAAACTTTCAAGAAGGAGAGTTTAGTCAGCAAGCTGTGGTTCATCATGATCAAG GAGTTCCAAGGTACAGATCGCTGTGTGATCCCAGACCCCCCTACGGCTGCTAGTGGTACGTCCTGCAGTTCTGCCACAGAACAGAGGAACATGTGGGTGACCTTGTCAAACGACCTTCAAGAGCTGATGGAGACAGTAACATCAACAAACACCGCCACGAACATCGTCCCAGTCACTAGTCCAACCAGAAGTACCAACCCCACCCTAACACAACCATCCACATCGGTCACAATGTCAAGTCCGCAGAGACTCCCCATACTCGCACAAGAGGTCGTCGTGGAGACAACAACAGTCACCTCACCAAGGAGAAGCGCAAGGCTACACACCTTAGAGACACAAGCATCGTCTTCAAGTGTAAGAAACCTGAGGAACATAGGTGAGACTTTAGAAGAGAACACTGCAACAAAGGAAGGACTGGGGAAAGGATACCTGAAGAGGGAGCTTCGAGCTGTCACAGTAACCAGGCAGTCCTGTAGTGTGGGCTCTAACACTGTAGTGACAGACCTAGGGGCCATGAGGGAGCTTGTGGATGAAGATGGGAATGATCCCAatgcagaagaagaagatgatgatgaagatggagTATCATCAGATGAAGATGATGCTCCATTGGATGATGATGATCCGGATTGGCAGCCAGATTCACCAGTGGAAGACAGACAGCCACACAGTAGCAGTGACATAG AGGCCAGTGTAAGTGATAAAAACAGTCATGCAGGAACCTCTGAAGAAGTGATCACTGTCTCACAAGGTGAAATCTTGACACCCCCTCGTCATGACGGACCAACCAAATCTCAGCAACAAGGTCGCAGTCCAATAGTCAAATGCCCAGAGTGCGACTTTACCACAGCATCTGGACACCGCCTCAGACAGCACAAGACCTGTCACGACAAGACCCGTATCTACGCCTGCAAAAAATGCGAGTACCGAGGGCGGAAGAAGGCACACCTTCAGGATCACATGAAGGTCCACAGTGGAGAGCAAGCCTACAAGTGCAGAGAGTGTGACTTTTCCTCCAGGCTCTCCAGCCAACTTTCCCTGCACATGAAGAAAGAACATGGTGCCCCGGGTGCAAGTGGTGCTCTCTGTGAGCTATGTGGGTACAAAGCCGAAAGACTGTACATGTTGAAGTTGCACCGGTATAagcacacaggtgagaaaccttacaagtgctTACTGTGTGCCTTTACAGCCAGAGATATGCCAACCCTTGTCAGACATTCCAAGGTCTCCCACCCAGGGGAAAACTGTTACAAATGTGCCCACTGCAGCCACTTTGCTAAAACCAGAAGTCTTTTACGCAAGCACGAAAGAACGCATAAGGCAGAACATGTGCATAAATCTCCTACAAGACCGTGTCCAGTTTCAAGCAATGACAGGAATAAATTGGTTGCCCAACGAGCCAGATCGAACAATAAGAGACAGACAAGTCAGCAATACTCTTGCCCTGTCTGTAACCACAAAACCGACTTACTTTGCAACATGAAGGAACACATGAAAACCCATGGCAAGGTCTATAAGTGTGACAGGTGCGAGTTCTCTGCCAATACTTATGCCAGCTTAAGACAACACATTGCAAACCACAAGAAAACTGAGAAGTACAAATGCGACAAGTGTGACTTTACTTCCAAAACAAAGTTCGTTCTCCTCAGACACACCAAAGACCACGGAGACAACCCATTCCAATGCCAACACTGTGAATTTAACGCAAACACTCAGGATGATTTGAGTATCCATCTAGGAGAGCACTTTGATCCATCTAATGCAATCATTTGTGGCTTGTGCGGATATGTTGCAAAGACTGAGGATAGGCTGGAACAGCACATAGCAGAACACGACGCTGGACTGAAAATGTACAAGTGTGATTTTCATGGCTGTGATTTCTCAAGTCCAGATCGTCAGTGTTTTGTTCGTCATGTGACTTCGCATGATCCAAGCCGCCAGTATCCATGCAAGCTTTGTGACTACAGAGCAAAGAGGAAGATAGACCTTGcaactcacatgcggactcacaccggagagaaaccaTTGAAGTGTTCCAAGTGTCCCTTTGCTACATCTCTGCCACCGGAACTGAAGCGACATGAAGCAGGGCACGGACGCAACTTCCCAAACATGTGTGATATTTGCCAGTTCACTGCAAGAAGCAAAAACAGTTTAGCCGAACACAAGAAACTGCACAAGGGGGAGGCACTGATGGAGCACCCAAGCATCGGTAAAGAAGGGGTCGAAGCACATCGGTGTTTGCACTGCGACTTCAAAGCATCAGATGGACATGAACTGTATTTACATGCAATGAAACACATTAATGATGAGGACCAAGAGGatgatggtgatggtgatgTTGAACAGGAGGAAAGTAATGACAAGGATGATGAAAATTCCTAG
- the LOC118406867 gene encoding zinc finger protein 271-like isoform X1: protein MVTMATTEAAKICGLCKEVTLAILPRLHQEELLLELGRRNILVGETFKKESLVSKLWFIMIKEFQGTDRCVIPDPPTAASGTSCSSATEQRNMWVTLSNDLQELMETVTSTNTATNIVPVTSPTRSTNPTLTQPSTSVTMSSPQRLPILAQEVVVETTTVTSPRRSARLHTLETQASSSSVRNLRNIGETLEENTATKEGLGKGYLKRELRAVTVTRQSCSVGSNTVVTDLGAMRELVDEDGNDPNAEEEDDDEDGVSSDEDDAPLDDDDPDWQPDSPVEDRQPHSSSDIEASVSDKNSHAGTSEEVITVSQGEILTPPRHDGPTKSQQQGRSPIVKCPECDFTTASGHRLRQHKTCHDKTRIYACKKCEYRGRKKAHLQDHMKVHSGEQAYKCRECDFSSRLSSQLSLHMKKEHGAPGASGALCELCGYKAERLYMLKLHRYKHTGEKPYKCLLCAFTARDMPTLVRHSKVSHPGENCYKCAHCSHFAKTRSLLRKHERTHKAEHVHKSPTRPCPVSSNDRNKLVAQRARSNNKRQTSQQYSCPVCNHKTDLLCNMKEHMKTHGKVYKCDRCEFSANTYASLRQHIANHKKTEKYKCDKCDFTSKTKFVLLRHTKDHGDNPFQCQHCEFNANTQDDLSIHLGEHFDPSNAIICGLCGYVAKTEDRLEQHIAEHDAGLKMYKCDFHGCDFSSPDRQCFVRHVTSHDPSRQYPCKLCDYRAKRKIDLATHMRTHTGEKPLKCSKCPFATSLPPELKRHEAGHGRNFPNMCDICQFTARSKNSLAEHKKLHKGEALMEHPSIGKEGVEAHRCLHCDFKASDGHELYLHAMKHINDEDQEDDGDGDVEQEESNDKDDENS from the exons ATGG ttaccatggcaaccacagAGGCTGCTAAGATCTGTGGACTGTGTAAGGAGGTGACCTTGGCCATCCTTCCCAGACTGCACCAGGAAGAACTTCTGCTTGAACTTGGCAGAAGGAACATCCTTGTGGGAGAAACTTTCAAGAAGGAGAGTTTAGTCAGCAAGCTGTGGTTCATCATGATCAAG GAGTTCCAAGGTACAGATCGCTGTGTGATCCCAGACCCCCCTACGGCTGCTAGTGGTACGTCCTGCAGTTCTGCCACAGAACAGAGGAACATGTGGGTGACCTTGTCAAACGACCTTCAAGAGCTGATGGAGACAGTAACATCAACAAACACCGCCACGAACATCGTCCCAGTCACTAGTCCAACCAGAAGTACCAACCCCACCCTAACACAACCATCCACATCGGTCACAATGTCAAGTCCGCAGAGACTCCCCATACTCGCACAAGAGGTCGTCGTGGAGACAACAACAGTCACCTCACCAAGGAGAAGCGCAAGGCTACACACCTTAGAGACACAAGCATCGTCTTCAAGTGTAAGAAACCTGAGGAACATAGGTGAGACTTTAGAAGAGAACACTGCAACAAAGGAAGGACTGGGGAAAGGATACCTGAAGAGGGAGCTTCGAGCTGTCACAGTAACCAGGCAGTCCTGTAGTGTGGGCTCTAACACTGTAGTGACAGACCTAGGGGCCATGAGGGAGCTTGTGGATGAAGATGGGAATGATCCCAatgcagaagaagaagatgatgatgaagatggagTATCATCAGATGAAGATGATGCTCCATTGGATGATGATGATCCGGATTGGCAGCCAGATTCACCAGTGGAAGACAGACAGCCACACAGTAGCAGTGACATAG AGGCCAGTGTAAGTGATAAAAACAGTCATGCAGGAACCTCTGAAGAAGTGATCACTGTCTCACAAGGTGAAATCTTGACACCCCCTCGTCATGACGGACCAACCAAATCTCAGCAACAAGGTCGCAGTCCAATAGTCAAATGCCCAGAGTGCGACTTTACCACAGCATCTGGACACCGCCTCAGACAGCACAAGACCTGTCACGACAAGACCCGTATCTACGCCTGCAAAAAATGCGAGTACCGAGGGCGGAAGAAGGCACACCTTCAGGATCACATGAAGGTCCACAGTGGAGAGCAAGCCTACAAGTGCAGAGAGTGTGACTTTTCCTCCAGGCTCTCCAGCCAACTTTCCCTGCACATGAAGAAAGAACATGGTGCCCCGGGTGCAAGTGGTGCTCTCTGTGAGCTATGTGGGTACAAAGCCGAAAGACTGTACATGTTGAAGTTGCACCGGTATAagcacacaggtgagaaaccttacaagtgctTACTGTGTGCCTTTACAGCCAGAGATATGCCAACCCTTGTCAGACATTCCAAGGTCTCCCACCCAGGGGAAAACTGTTACAAATGTGCCCACTGCAGCCACTTTGCTAAAACCAGAAGTCTTTTACGCAAGCACGAAAGAACGCATAAGGCAGAACATGTGCATAAATCTCCTACAAGACCGTGTCCAGTTTCAAGCAATGACAGGAATAAATTGGTTGCCCAACGAGCCAGATCGAACAATAAGAGACAGACAAGTCAGCAATACTCTTGCCCTGTCTGTAACCACAAAACCGACTTACTTTGCAACATGAAGGAACACATGAAAACCCATGGCAAGGTCTATAAGTGTGACAGGTGCGAGTTCTCTGCCAATACTTATGCCAGCTTAAGACAACACATTGCAAACCACAAGAAAACTGAGAAGTACAAATGCGACAAGTGTGACTTTACTTCCAAAACAAAGTTCGTTCTCCTCAGACACACCAAAGACCACGGAGACAACCCATTCCAATGCCAACACTGTGAATTTAACGCAAACACTCAGGATGATTTGAGTATCCATCTAGGAGAGCACTTTGATCCATCTAATGCAATCATTTGTGGCTTGTGCGGATATGTTGCAAAGACTGAGGATAGGCTGGAACAGCACATAGCAGAACACGACGCTGGACTGAAAATGTACAAGTGTGATTTTCATGGCTGTGATTTCTCAAGTCCAGATCGTCAGTGTTTTGTTCGTCATGTGACTTCGCATGATCCAAGCCGCCAGTATCCATGCAAGCTTTGTGACTACAGAGCAAAGAGGAAGATAGACCTTGcaactcacatgcggactcacaccggagagaaaccaTTGAAGTGTTCCAAGTGTCCCTTTGCTACATCTCTGCCACCGGAACTGAAGCGACATGAAGCAGGGCACGGACGCAACTTCCCAAACATGTGTGATATTTGCCAGTTCACTGCAAGAAGCAAAAACAGTTTAGCCGAACACAAGAAACTGCACAAGGGGGAGGCACTGATGGAGCACCCAAGCATCGGTAAAGAAGGGGTCGAAGCACATCGGTGTTTGCACTGCGACTTCAAAGCATCAGATGGACATGAACTGTATTTACATGCAATGAAACACATTAATGATGAGGACCAAGAGGatgatggtgatggtgatgTTGAACAGGAGGAAAGTAATGACAAGGATGATGAAAATTCCTAG
- the LOC118406860 gene encoding zinc finger protein 665-like, with amino-acid sequence MPSQAVTMATVQGGKVCGLSKDVTLAVLPRLHQEELLLELGRRNILVGETYKKESLVSKLWFLMIKEYQGMVHSVTPSNPPTTGTSRSSASEQRNMWVTLSNDLQELMETVTSTNTAANVVPVTSPTRSTNPNTTQELMETVTSANGETNTVPITGTANCPTQTNGTFTATSANGVSTSTLLTTAAQSSYPTQTQPLTSVTIASPQQLPMSIFAQEVVVETATEEGLSKNRITSPRRSPRLHTSETQDKASSSSLNNLGHIGEVVETYQPSEENPATKDGLGKGKRKLCAMAVTRSTSCSVGSNTVVTDLGAMRELVDEDGEDSNEAEDDDDDEYEVSSDDDEDEVSSDEDDDPLDDDDDSDWQPDSPVEDRQPPGSSKRKSNAKDGSSGITPEEATTSPTYPQQPPHKLQKTSSKKTRERGFQLEKELECPTCGYNTRYPKVMKRHIQGHGHKVKCPECEFTTESTKRMNQHMTTHDKTRLFACKLCDYRGRKKGHLQDHMRVHTGEQSHKCRECNFTCKFRGTLTQHMAMKHGTQCLLCEQCGFRTTGGYALKVHMRKHTGEKPYKCSECSAAYRASKGLERHVKASHPGKNCYKCDYCPHLTESLTLLREHKKIHKAAHEHKCPVRSCTFSSDDRDKFFDHLSQTHGKSQQYFCNICNHKTYLMRELKEHMKTHGDVFKCDKCEFSANTYATFRHHIANHKKTEKYKCDKCDFTSNSKSVVLRHTKDHGDIPFQCPHCEYKADTQDDLSIHLGKHANVFKAITCGLCGYIAKTEERLEQHIAEHDAGLKMYKCDFRGCDFSTPDHKCFVRHVTSHDPSRKYPCKVCDYRARKRSDLATHMRLHTGEKPLKCSKCPFAASLLNELKRHEAGHGSNYPNMCNMCGFTARSKNSLAEHKKLHSGEALMEHPSIGKEGAETHQCLHCDFKASDGHELYLHAMKHINEEQEDEGDGNDEEEKKTDKDDSNS; translated from the exons GAGTACCAAGGAATGGTCCACTCAGTGACTCCAAGCAATCCTCCTACTACTGGTACATCCCGGAGTTCTGCCTCAGAGCAGAGGAACATGTGGGTGACCTTGTCAAACGACCTTCAGGAGCTGATGGAGACAGTAACGTCAACAAACACCGCCGCAAACGTCGTCCCAGTGACAAGTCCAACCAGAAGCACCAACCCCAACACAACACAAGAGCTGATGGAGACAGTGACGTCGGCAAACGGTGAAACCAACACCGTTCCCATTACAGGTACCGCAAACTGTCCAACACAAACAAATGGCACATTTACCGCCACTTCAGCCAATGGTGTTAGCACGAGTACACTTCTCACTACTGCAGCGCAAAGCTCCTACCCAACTCAGACACAACCTTTGACATCAGTGACAATAGCAAGTCCCCAGCAGCTCCCTATGTCGATATTCGCACAAGAAGTTGTAGTCGAGACAGCGACAGAGGAAGGATTGTCTAAGAACAGAATCACCTCACCAAGGAGAAGTCCAAGGCTGCACACCTCAGAGACACAAGATAAAGCATCGTCTTCGAGTCTAAACAACCTGGGGCATATTGGTGAGGTGGTTGAGACATACCAGCCCTCAGAAGAAAACCCTGCAACCAAGGACGGACTAGGAAAAGGGAAGAGAAAGCTTTGTGCCATGGCAGTAACAAGGTCAACGTCCTGTAGTGTGGGCTCCAACACTGTAGTGACAGACCTAGGAGCCATGAGGGAGCTTGTGGATGAAGATGGAGAGGATTCCAATGAAgcagaagatgatgatgatgatgaatatgaaGTATCAtcggatgatgatgaagatgaagtaTCATCGGATGAAGATGATGATCcattggatgatgatgatgattcagaCTGGCAACCTGATTCACCAGTGGAGGACAGACAGCCACCCGGTAGCAGTAAGAGAA AATCCAATGCCAAAGATGGCAGTTCAGGGATTACACCTGAAGAGGCTACCACTTCACCAACATATCCTCAGCAGCCCCCACACAAGTTGCAGAAAACTTCATCCAAGAAAACAAGAG AAAGGGGCTTCCAATTAGAAAAAGAATTGGAGTGCCCTACGTGTGGCTACAATACCAGATATCCCAAGGTCATGAAACGTCACATTCAAGGTCACGGTCATAAGGTCAAATGCCCAGAGTGCGAGTTCACCACAGAGTCCACGAAGAGGATGAATCAGCACATGACCACACACGACAAGACCCGCCTCTTCGCCTGCAAGTTGTGTGACTACCGAGGGCGGAAGAAGGGACACCTTCAAGATCACATGAGGGTCCACACAGGAGAGCAATCCCACAAGTGTAGGGAATGCAACTTTACCTGCAAGTTCCGTGGCACACTTACCCAGCACATGGCAATGAAACACGGCACCCAGTGCCTGCTCTGTGAGCAGTGTGGTTTCAGAACCACTGGAGGGTATGCGCTAAAAGTCCACATGCgtaaacacaccggcgaaaaacctTATAAGTGCTCAGAATGCTCTGCTGCATACAGGGCATCAAAAGGCCTTGAACGACACGTGAAGGCCTCCCACCCAGGCAAAAACTGTTACAAGTGTGACTACTGCCCCCACCTTACTGAAAGCCTGACTCTTTTACGTGAGCAcaaaaagatacacaaggcCGCACACGAACACAAATGTCCGGTGAGGTCATGCACATTTTCATCTGACGACAGGGACAAATTCTTCGATCACCTTTCCCAAACACATGGCAAGAGTCAACAGTACTTCTGCAACATTTGTAACCACAAAACCTACTTAATGCGTGAGCTAAAGGAACACATGAAAACCCATGGTGACGTCTTTAAGTGTGACAAGTGCGAGTTCTCTGCCAATACCTATGCTACCTTTAGGCATCACATCGCAAACCACAAGAAAACTGAGAAGTACAAATGTGATAAGTGCGACTTTACTTCCAATTCAAAGTCTGTTGTCCTCAGGCACACCAAAGACCATGGAGATATCCCATTCCAATGTCCGCACTGTGAATACAAAGCAGACACACAGGATGATTTGAGTATCCATCTCGGAAAGCACGCTAATGTGTTTAAGGCCATCACTTGCGGCTTGTGTGGATATATTGCAAAAACTGAGGAAAGGCTGGAACAGCATATAGCAGAACATGACGCTGGACTAAAAATGTACAAGTGTGATTTTCGTGGCTGCGATTTCTCAACTCCAGATCATAAGTGTTTTGTTCGTCATGTGACTTCGCACGATCCAAGCCGCAAGTATCCATGCAAGGTTTGTGACTACAGGGCAAGGAAGAGGTCAGACCTTGCAACTCACATGCGCCttcacaccggagaaaaaccttTGAAGTGTTCCAAGTGTCCTTTCGCTGCGTCTCTACTTAACGAATTGAAGCGTCACGAAGCAGGGCATGGAAGCAACTACCCGAACATGTGTAATATGTGCGGATTCACTGCAAGAAGCAAAAACAGTTTAGCCGAACACAAGAAACTGCACAGTGGAGAGGCACTGATGGAGCACCCAAGCATTGGTAAAGAAGGGGCCGAAACACACCAGTGTTTGCACTGCGACTTTAAAGCATCAGATGGACATGAACTGTATTTACATGCCATGAAACACATTAATGAGGAACAAGAGGATGAGGGTGATGGGAATGATGAAGAGGAGAAAAAAACTGACAAGGATGATTCGAATTCTTAG